The DNA window GGTCGCGACGACCGGGGCGAGGGTGTCGTCGTGAGTCGCGATTCTCCGCCATCCCTGTTCCTGCCCGAACCAGCCACAGAGCAGGCTCATCTCAGGGTGGTTGGAGAGTTTCCGCCGCGTTGATGAATCGAGGAACACATCGGCGGGCGGAACCTGCGCAAGGTCTCCCTTGAGGGTGCCAACGGATTGGAGGTGGTAGGGCCGCTCCGGGTGCTCCCTCGCAAGCATGAGATGCTCCGCCGATAGGACCCGGTCCGCAAGGGACTCGGTTGGCATCGGCAGGCAGATCTGGCAGGCCTGCGCGCTCAGCATGCCCAGCAGGACCGGCAAGAGGCCTTTGAAGGCTCCCGAAACCATGGGAATGAGCGTGCGGTTCATGGTGTGGGCGTTTCCTTTACCGCTCGGGGCGGGAAAGGATGAAGATTGGAGTGCCGAGCCGCGGGGTGGAGTATTCCTTGACCGCGCCGCGCGCGATCAGGTTTCGCAAGTCCCCGTTGGGGCGGGCATCGGGATCGAAACTCCCGGCACCGGCCCGGAGATAGGGAACCAGCTTGTGGACCTCGTCGATGCTCGGAACCGGGCAACCGGTCGTGCAGGGTCGGCGGCCGATCAACCGCTTCTCCCTTCGCTCGCGGAGCATCGCACTCGCCTCCGGGTTGTAAGAGTGGATCACCACACCGTTCGGAACCCGTCCGCGGAGCTTCGGGTCCGGATGGCTGGGGGGATACAGCATCTCGGCATAGACCCCGGACACGCCCTTCTTCGAGTCACCGGTCTGGATGGAGGTGTCGGCATTCCGCGCGATGCGGACGCCACCCATCGTGAAGAATCCGGGCGGAGTCTGGGAATCGCCGAAGCCCAGACCGTTGCGGCCGGTTCCGCAACGAACCGAAACCGCGACGGCTCCCGTCTTGCGATCCAACACGTGCATGCGCTGGCTGGCCGGATCGACGATGAACACGTGGGCCGGATCGTAACCGGGATGGCCGGCCTCGCGTTGTGCTTGGATCCCCGCCTCGATGAGTTGCCGGTTCGTGGGGCCGGTCCCGGCCGCGCAACTTGCCACGGCGAGGACGAAGAGCGGGATGAACGGTCGAAGGTTCATGCGAAAGGTGGCGGTGCCGTGGCCCGGCGTAGTCAAGGATTGTACCAGATCGGGGAAGTGTAGGCGCGCTCCTGAATCTTCATCGGCACTTCGTCGGGCATGGTGATGCCGAAGCGCTTGCACTCGTAGGCGGTCCAGCGCGGGGTCGGGATCTGGATCACGCGGACGTAGTAGAAGGCCGGCTCGGTGGGATCGAAATCCGGATCGGTCCAGACGGCGGACAACTCGGGTGCGCCGATGCTGTTCGTCCAAGTGGCGTTCTTCACGTCCACCGTGTCGCCGACCTTCTCCTTGCAGCGGCCGTCTTCGCCGATCTTCCGGTCTCCGGAAACGGCGACATCGTAGATCCGTTCGTGGGTTTTGCCCTCCTTGTCGAGCCAGCCCTTGATGACCTGCATGCGGTCGAGATTGCCGCCGATCGGGTCGCGCATGGCGGCGACGAGGAAGGAAGGAGACTTGCCGTCGGGGCCCTTCTCCATGTCGGCTCCCATGGGAACGCCCTTGTCGTATCCGACCCAGCCGGGCTCGCGTGCCATGGCGTCTTCCTCGGTGAATTCCCAGCCGCCGAAGAAGCGCACGCTCATGCGCGGACCGGTCGAGGCATAGACTTCCTTGCGGTGCATCGCGTCCCAGATCGCCTCACGGGTATTCTCGGTGGCCCAGACCGCGGTGTAGCCGGCGGATGCCATTTCCCAGCCGAGGATCTCGCGGCCGTCGAAGGCCAAAGTGATGTGCTCCCAGCGTGAGGGCGACGGCTCGACTCCGGAGTGCTTGCCGAAGAAGTTGTCTTCCTCGACCGCCGCAAGGGCGGTGTGAGCGTCGGTGCCTGCGGCGAGGCCGAACTTGAACGGATTCGCGCCGAGCTTCTTCTCCAGCATCAGGCCGTTCTTGTAGGCCTCGCGGGAGTACTCGTACTGGATCATGCCCGGCTTCTTCGGGGTCAGGTTGAGGTTGCCCTTGTCCCACAGTTCGAAGTCGGCGAACTCGTCGTTGGGGGAGAGGCTCGGGTGCGACTCGCCGTCGCCCTTGATCTGGGTGGTCTCGTAGATCCGCTCGAAGCGCATCCGCGTTTCGGCATACTCCTTGGTCAGTTCGCCACCGCTGTAGGTCTCGACGGCATTGAACATGAGACCGTTCGAAAGGTTCCCGTTGTGCGGAATGGCGTGGACGCGTCCGCCGGTCTTTTCCTCGTAGGTGGCCATCCACTTCCAGAGGTCCTCGGGGTCCTGGCTCTCGAAGGTGGTGTAGGGCGACATCTTGTCGGCGATCTCCTTGCCGTCGCGGTAGACCACGTTGCGGTGCATGTTGTTGCCCGGTCCTGGATTCGGAGTCCACTCGTAGCCGATGAACGCGGTGAAGCGGCCGGGGTCATTGTAGCCTTCGATGATCTTGGTGTATTTCTCCCAGACCGACTGCAGGAACTCGGGATCTTTCGCCGCCTCCGGGAGTGTTCCTTTGCCTTGGCGTTGGATCGCGTCCATCGCGACGGCCGTGATCGCGTCGAGGTCACCGCTGGCCATCGTCTCGTTCCACTTCTTGAGCAACTTGTCCTTCATCAACTCCTCGTTGCCGGCGCGGATCTCGGAGGTGAAACCCAGCGAGTCCGAGTGGTCGGTCATCACCACCCAGTCGAGCGGACGCGAAAGCTGTGCGGGAACGCCGTAAGTGGTTTCAACCGTTTCGCCGCGGGCGAATCGCAGCGCTTCCTCGACGCCG is part of the Haloferula helveola genome and encodes:
- a CDS encoding DUF3604 domain-containing protein produces the protein MRTTKTAILIGGLGLCASASAETAHSSDVTVDPAAIQETKQLGDRSFSPYANRKFPTRPLWGDQHLHTSWSFDAGFVCTIGVEEALRFARGETVETTYGVPAQLSRPLDWVVMTDHSDSLGFTSEIRAGNEELMKDKLLKKWNETMASGDLDAITAVAMDAIQRQGKGTLPEAAKDPEFLQSVWEKYTKIIEGYNDPGRFTAFIGYEWTPNPGPGNNMHRNVVYRDGKEIADKMSPYTTFESQDPEDLWKWMATYEEKTGGRVHAIPHNGNLSNGLMFNAVETYSGGELTKEYAETRMRFERIYETTQIKGDGESHPSLSPNDEFADFELWDKGNLNLTPKKPGMIQYEYSREAYKNGLMLEKKLGANPFKFGLAAGTDAHTALAAVEEDNFFGKHSGVEPSPSRWEHITLAFDGREILGWEMASAGYTAVWATENTREAIWDAMHRKEVYASTGPRMSVRFFGGWEFTEEDAMAREPGWVGYDKGVPMGADMEKGPDGKSPSFLVAAMRDPIGGNLDRMQVIKGWLDKEGKTHERIYDVAVSGDRKIGEDGRCKEKVGDTVDVKNATWTNSIGAPELSAVWTDPDFDPTEPAFYYVRVIQIPTPRWTAYECKRFGITMPDEVPMKIQERAYTSPIWYNP
- a CDS encoding L,D-transpeptidase, translating into MNLRPFIPLFVLAVASCAAGTGPTNRQLIEAGIQAQREAGHPGYDPAHVFIVDPASQRMHVLDRKTGAVAVSVRCGTGRNGLGFGDSQTPPGFFTMGGVRIARNADTSIQTGDSKKGVSGVYAEMLYPPSHPDPKLRGRVPNGVVIHSYNPEASAMLRERREKRLIGRRPCTTGCPVPSIDEVHKLVPYLRAGAGSFDPDARPNGDLRNLIARGAVKEYSTPRLGTPIFILSRPER